In the Haloferula helveola genome, one interval contains:
- a CDS encoding ParB/RepB/Spo0J family partition protein, translated as MSKQALGKGLGALIRKQGGAPSQPSTGDADAAAGRAREVPIDQVVSSPLQPRTHFIESPLDELVESIRQHGIIQPLIVRRVEDKLELIAGERRWRASQKLGLATVPVIEREASDRDVLEMALIENLQREDLNPIEEAAGYVRLAKEFAMKQDEIAGRVGKSRASVANAMRLLELHNDVQVLVARGQLSVGHAKAILSIKDKDSQLLASDQILKRGLTVRAAEKLAHDFGAPGREKKGAPPKPEVDAHIRAIQSKLRDHFATHVQVQHGAKKGKIELEYYGDDDLQRLLDLLGIGEI; from the coding sequence ATGTCGAAGCAGGCTCTTGGAAAAGGACTCGGCGCACTCATCCGCAAGCAAGGCGGCGCCCCTTCTCAACCGAGCACCGGGGATGCCGATGCTGCGGCCGGCAGGGCGCGCGAGGTTCCGATCGACCAGGTGGTGTCGAGCCCGCTCCAGCCACGTACGCACTTCATCGAGAGCCCGCTCGACGAACTGGTCGAGTCGATCCGGCAACACGGCATCATCCAGCCGCTGATCGTCCGTCGGGTCGAAGACAAGCTCGAACTCATCGCCGGCGAACGACGCTGGCGGGCTTCGCAGAAGCTCGGACTCGCGACCGTTCCGGTCATCGAGCGCGAGGCTTCCGACCGCGACGTCCTCGAAATGGCCCTCATCGAGAACCTCCAGCGGGAGGATCTCAACCCGATCGAAGAAGCCGCAGGCTACGTCCGCCTCGCCAAGGAGTTCGCGATGAAGCAGGACGAGATCGCCGGCCGCGTCGGCAAGTCGCGGGCCAGCGTCGCCAACGCGATGCGCCTGCTCGAACTTCACAACGACGTCCAGGTCCTCGTCGCCCGCGGGCAACTCAGCGTCGGCCACGCCAAGGCCATCCTTTCGATCAAGGACAAGGATTCCCAGCTGCTCGCCAGCGACCAGATCCTCAAAAGGGGACTCACCGTCCGGGCCGCCGAGAAACTGGCCCACGATTTCGGCGCTCCCGGCCGGGAAAAGAAGGGCGCCCCACCGAAGCCCGAGGTCGATGCCCACATCCGGGCCATCCAGAGCAAGCTGCGCGACCATTTCGCCACCCACGTGCAGGTCCAGCACGGAGCCAAGAAGGGCAAGATCGAGCTCGAGTACTACGGCGACGACGATCTCCAGCGCTTGCTGGATCTCCTTGGCATCGGCGAGATCTGA
- a CDS encoding sulfatase-like hydrolase/transferase, which translates to MIHRLFLLAALLLPGLLHAEDKRPNIVLILSDDHTYSHYGFMGNEMVETPNLDRMAGESLLYTRGYSMPVCSPSLATLLTGLLPSRHGITGNDLHASSPKAPKAGRANRDPLRDRLLANPLILPKTLSDAGYLTFQTGKLWNTSFSEVGFTHGMTKERSRHGGAGLSIGRKGMEPVHEFIDMAVEKEKPFFVWYAPLLPHDPHNPPERLKKKYAGKGPTKHGEVYHAMIEWFDETCGDLDRYLEKKGLKDDTFIIYLSDNGWDPFAGYGGGRAKLTPYENGIRTPVFIRWPGKVQPTRDDSNLVSIVDVVPTLLSVAGISVPDVMPGLDLRDHEAVEERDTIFIESFRHDIMDIDDPSKSVTSLVVLDGWSKLILPGTVGPDANKARFSSTAGVVELFDLKSDPTETKNLAAERPAEVKRLKALQDAQWKVE; encoded by the coding sequence ATGATCCACCGGTTGTTCCTGCTCGCCGCTTTGTTGCTTCCGGGTCTCCTCCACGCGGAGGACAAGCGCCCCAACATCGTCCTGATCCTTTCGGACGACCACACCTACAGCCACTACGGCTTCATGGGGAACGAAATGGTGGAAACGCCGAACCTCGACCGTATGGCGGGCGAGAGCCTGCTCTACACCCGCGGCTACTCGATGCCCGTCTGCTCGCCGTCGCTGGCGACGCTCTTGACCGGCCTCTTGCCGAGTCGCCACGGCATCACCGGCAACGACCTCCATGCGTCATCCCCGAAAGCTCCGAAGGCGGGTCGGGCCAATCGAGATCCGCTCCGCGACCGGCTTTTGGCCAATCCCTTGATCCTGCCGAAGACTCTGAGCGACGCCGGCTACCTGACCTTCCAGACCGGCAAGCTCTGGAACACGTCCTTCAGCGAGGTCGGCTTCACTCATGGCATGACCAAGGAGCGGTCCCGTCACGGCGGTGCCGGTTTGAGCATCGGACGCAAGGGCATGGAACCGGTTCACGAGTTCATCGACATGGCGGTCGAGAAGGAGAAGCCCTTCTTCGTCTGGTACGCGCCCTTGCTGCCGCATGATCCGCACAATCCACCGGAGAGACTGAAGAAGAAGTATGCCGGCAAAGGCCCTACCAAGCACGGTGAGGTTTATCACGCGATGATCGAGTGGTTTGACGAGACCTGCGGTGACCTTGACCGATACCTGGAAAAGAAGGGTCTGAAGGATGACACCTTCATCATCTACCTTTCGGACAATGGTTGGGATCCGTTCGCGGGCTATGGAGGCGGTCGGGCCAAGCTCACCCCGTATGAAAACGGAATCCGGACTCCGGTGTTCATCCGCTGGCCGGGGAAAGTCCAGCCAACCCGCGACGATTCGAACCTGGTGTCCATCGTCGATGTCGTGCCGACGCTTTTGTCGGTCGCCGGGATTTCTGTGCCCGATGTCATGCCGGGCCTGGACCTGCGGGACCACGAGGCGGTCGAAGAGCGCGACACGATTTTCATCGAGAGCTTCCGTCACGACATCATGGATATCGATGACCCGTCAAAGAGTGTGACCTCACTCGTGGTTCTCGACGGCTGGTCGAAGCTGATCCTGCCCGGCACGGTCGGCCCCGATGCCAACAAGGCACGATTTTCTTCGACGGCCGGTGTGGTCGAACTCTTCGATCTCAAGTCCGATCCAACGGAAACCAAGAACCTTGCGGCCGAACGTCCCGCTGAGGTGAAGCGCCTCAAGGCCCTGCAGGACGCGCAGTGGAAGGTGGAGTGA
- a CDS encoding M28 family peptidase — MKPAAALLLPLACLAGVLSHCSKPKDAGPEQLQVDNTKTELSSEFSGANAFAHVERIVGYGPRPPASEGFEKMLSDLEKSLADFGWKTTRQKFRAATPDGPVDFTNLLARHGSAKPEPDSLPFIIGGHIDTKKFSFPFVGANDGGSSTGVLLELARVLSTDPASAAKVELVFFDGEEAFRPGITATDGLYGSKYFAQKMATRPTWPAAGIVIDIVGDPDYELHFNPETPEGFASVVERLGAKQNFTKPFKASVFPVIDDHVPLQNAGVPCLHLIGQFGSMPYWHKEGDTLDKVKPEMLEKVGRLVLDFLAEAPQPAAASAEE; from the coding sequence GTGAAGCCTGCCGCCGCCCTGCTCCTTCCCCTCGCCTGTCTGGCGGGCGTCCTCAGCCACTGTTCCAAGCCGAAGGACGCCGGACCCGAGCAACTCCAGGTCGATAACACCAAGACCGAGCTCTCTTCCGAGTTCTCCGGCGCCAACGCTTTCGCCCATGTCGAGCGGATCGTCGGATACGGCCCCCGTCCGCCCGCCAGCGAGGGGTTTGAAAAGATGCTCTCGGATCTCGAGAAGAGCCTTGCCGACTTCGGCTGGAAAACCACGCGCCAGAAGTTCCGCGCCGCCACACCCGACGGACCGGTCGACTTTACCAACCTGCTCGCCCGGCACGGGTCCGCCAAACCCGAGCCCGATTCCCTCCCTTTCATCATCGGAGGACACATCGACACCAAGAAGTTCTCCTTCCCCTTCGTCGGCGCCAACGATGGCGGATCCTCGACCGGAGTCCTGCTTGAGTTGGCCCGCGTCCTCTCCACCGATCCCGCATCGGCCGCCAAGGTCGAGCTGGTCTTCTTCGATGGCGAGGAAGCCTTCCGTCCCGGCATCACGGCGACCGACGGACTCTACGGTTCGAAATACTTCGCCCAGAAGATGGCGACCCGGCCGACCTGGCCCGCGGCGGGCATCGTGATCGATATCGTCGGCGATCCCGACTACGAACTTCACTTCAACCCGGAGACCCCCGAGGGGTTCGCAAGCGTGGTCGAGCGTCTCGGCGCGAAGCAGAACTTCACCAAGCCCTTCAAGGCCTCCGTCTTTCCGGTCATCGACGACCACGTGCCACTGCAGAATGCGGGCGTTCCGTGCCTCCACCTGATCGGACAGTTCGGCTCCATGCCTTACTGGCACAAGGAGGGCGACACCCTCGACAAGGTGAAGCCGGAGATGCTCGAAAAAGTGGGACGCCTGGTCCTCGACTTCCTCGCCGAGGCCCCTCAACCGGCCGCCGCAAGCGCCGAAGAGTAG
- a CDS encoding SET domain-containing protein, with protein sequence MGKKTKKLKEEARLRRKMTKLWERGQSDLCEVRGSSIHGRGVYATEDIPAGTKVIEYIGELIDKEESERRAWAQHAKAEETGDAAVYIFTLDKRWDIDGNVPWNTARLINHSCDPNCEAWVEGKRIFIHSLRDIAKGEELGFDYGFDIDCYEDHPCRCGSEKCVGFIVSQEQWDELRKRLAEAETPVEA encoded by the coding sequence ATGGGCAAGAAGACCAAGAAGCTGAAGGAGGAGGCACGGCTGCGCCGCAAGATGACCAAGCTGTGGGAACGCGGGCAGAGCGATCTCTGCGAGGTCCGGGGATCATCGATCCACGGTCGGGGCGTTTATGCTACCGAGGATATTCCGGCCGGGACGAAGGTCATCGAGTACATCGGCGAGTTGATCGACAAGGAGGAGAGCGAACGCCGTGCTTGGGCCCAGCACGCCAAGGCGGAGGAAACCGGGGATGCCGCGGTCTACATCTTCACGCTCGACAAGCGCTGGGACATCGATGGCAACGTGCCGTGGAATACCGCGAGGTTGATCAACCACTCCTGCGACCCGAACTGCGAGGCGTGGGTGGAGGGCAAACGGATTTTCATTCACTCGCTTCGCGATATCGCGAAGGGCGAGGAGCTTGGCTTCGACTACGGCTTCGATATCGATTGCTACGAAGACCACCCGTGCCGATGTGGCAGCGAGAAGTGCGTCGGCTTCATCGTGAGCCAGGAGCAGTGGGACGAGCTGCGCAAGCGGCTCGCCGAGGCCGAGACCCCGGTGGAGGCCTGA